The Martelella sp. AD-3 genome includes a region encoding these proteins:
- a CDS encoding MgtC/SapB family protein → MDMMEAFQRVGLSLAIGLLVGIERGWQEREMADGERAAGIRTFALVGLLGGLAGYLGAVSGPVVPAALGIGLMAAFIVFSYRAATPRNDFSVTGVIAALVVFALGVVSATGDMRLAAAGGVVTTVLLAARHSLHGFLKTMTWVELRSALVLLTMSFVALPLLPNRAIDPWGGFNPFTVWLMTIMIAALSYAGYVAMRVAGPERGILFAGATGGIVSSTATTLSFAHISTAEPALSRQLAGAASIAGGLSLVRCFIIGSAVAPALIVPLAAALAPGLLVFVAASLILIGRNRAVDAKAGIELSNPFELGAVLRFGALLGAVGFIARVLVRFLGPGSITVIALVSGIPDLDAITLSTAHMAGNALPVETAAFAVLIAAAANLVTKVVLALGSGTRAYGRILGLVTLAVMAVGGAGFWLFVAFAG, encoded by the coding sequence ATGGATATGATGGAAGCGTTTCAGCGTGTCGGTCTGTCGCTCGCGATCGGGCTTCTGGTGGGGATCGAGCGCGGCTGGCAGGAGCGCGAGATGGCCGATGGCGAACGCGCCGCCGGCATCCGCACCTTTGCGCTGGTTGGCCTGCTCGGCGGGCTTGCCGGCTATCTCGGCGCGGTTTCCGGTCCGGTCGTGCCGGCAGCGCTCGGCATCGGTCTGATGGCGGCCTTTATCGTTTTCTCCTATCGCGCCGCCACGCCGCGCAATGACTTTTCCGTCACCGGCGTGATCGCGGCGCTTGTGGTGTTCGCGCTCGGCGTCGTCTCGGCGACGGGCGATATGCGCCTGGCCGCCGCTGGCGGCGTGGTCACGACCGTTCTTCTGGCCGCGCGCCACAGCCTCCACGGTTTCCTCAAAACCATGACCTGGGTGGAACTGCGATCGGCGCTGGTGCTTCTCACCATGAGCTTCGTTGCCCTGCCGCTCCTGCCAAACCGGGCGATCGATCCCTGGGGCGGCTTCAATCCCTTCACCGTCTGGCTGATGACGATCATGATCGCCGCGCTTTCCTATGCCGGCTATGTGGCGATGCGGGTCGCTGGGCCCGAGCGCGGCATCCTGTTTGCGGGCGCCACCGGCGGGATCGTCTCGTCGACGGCGACGACGCTCTCCTTTGCCCATATCTCCACCGCCGAGCCCGCGCTTTCTCGGCAATTGGCGGGCGCTGCCTCGATTGCCGGCGGGCTGTCGCTGGTGCGCTGTTTCATCATCGGCTCGGCCGTTGCCCCGGCGCTGATCGTGCCGCTCGCTGCGGCGCTCGCGCCGGGCCTTCTGGTCTTTGTCGCGGCGAGCCTGATCCTGATCGGGCGCAACCGCGCGGTTGACGCCAAGGCCGGGATCGAGCTTTCCAATCCGTTCGAGCTCGGCGCGGTGCTGCGCTTCGGCGCGCTGCTGGGGGCTGTCGGTTTCATCGCCAGGGTGCTGGTGCGCTTCCTCGGACCGGGAAGCATAACCGTCATCGCGCTCGTCTCCGGCATTCCCGATCTCGATGCGATCACGCTTTCCACCGCACACATGGCCGGCAACGCCCTGCCTGTTGAAACGGCCGCCTTTGCCGTGCTGATCGCGGCCGCCGCCAATCTCGTC